A DNA window from Maribellus comscasis contains the following coding sequences:
- a CDS encoding transposase, translating to MQTPVSPSTALRLVRSIPINDCGEAKTLGIDDWAYRKGISYGTILVDMDKGKVIDLLSGRDGVEVKHFLEAHKEVEFVCRDRSSAYSAAVNEVLPKAEQIADRFHLVQNLSDVVYEVIRAEYPKFVQLLKKSETQLTESAKELHSPGPAERIKREPSAWRKQVFSDVKKMIREGGYKTIARQLKMSRTTVRNYAALDSLAAKSVSLRNDYNNYLKHIEQGLSGEETLKAIYQSIISCGFKGSYSAFAAQFKDHPHSILIARVILLQHQMLLTKYPYYLPEKFRSIFHYQNLPGYKVKERKHK from the coding sequence ATACAAACTCCTGTAAGTCCTTCAACTGCATTAAGATTAGTTCGTTCGATCCCGATTAATGACTGCGGAGAGGCAAAAACACTAGGCATTGATGATTGGGCTTACCGGAAAGGCATTTCATATGGAACCATATTAGTGGATATGGATAAAGGAAAAGTCATAGACCTGCTATCGGGCAGGGATGGTGTTGAAGTTAAGCATTTCCTGGAAGCTCACAAAGAGGTTGAATTTGTCTGTCGGGACAGGTCCAGTGCATATTCTGCAGCAGTAAATGAGGTTCTGCCAAAAGCGGAACAGATTGCCGACAGGTTTCATTTAGTGCAAAATCTATCCGATGTTGTATATGAGGTAATTCGTGCGGAGTATCCAAAGTTTGTCCAGCTTCTGAAGAAATCGGAGACTCAGCTGACTGAGAGTGCGAAGGAATTACACTCCCCAGGGCCTGCGGAACGGATTAAAAGAGAACCATCTGCCTGGCGAAAGCAGGTCTTTTCAGATGTGAAAAAAATGATCAGAGAGGGAGGCTATAAAACTATCGCCAGGCAGTTAAAGATGTCACGTACTACTGTCCGCAATTATGCAGCCCTGGACTCACTCGCTGCTAAATCTGTAAGTTTGAGAAATGATTATAATAATTATCTAAAGCACATCGAACAAGGTCTTTCCGGAGAGGAAACTTTGAAAGCCATCTATCAGTCAATTATTTCCTGTGGTTTCAAGGGGAGTTATTCTGCATTTGCTGCACAATTCAAAGATCATCCTCACAGCATACTAATAGCAAGAGTAATTCTTCTACAACATCAAATGCTACTCACAAAATATCCATATTATCTCCCCGAAAAATTTCGATCTATCTTTCATTATCAAAATTTACCAGGATACAAAGTGAAAGAGAGAAAGCACAAATAA
- the deoC gene encoding deoxyribose-phosphate aldolase: protein MDKIKKLAKMIDHSILHPTMTDEDLRRGCEVATKYDVASVCVKPYMVPLAVNLLKDTDVLVGCVIGFPSGNSTIKVKAFETEVACKDGAVEIDMVINIGKAMQGDWNYIENEIMTVTNTCHKYGAIVKVIFETDYITGEADIVRLCRICTKVGADYVKTSTGFGFVKGDDGKYFYTGATIQNLELMKKSVGSLVKLKAAGGVRTLDGLLAVQKTGCTRCGATATEVIMEEAIERF from the coding sequence ATGGATAAGATAAAAAAACTTGCAAAGATGATTGATCATTCTATTCTTCACCCAACAATGACTGATGAAGATTTAAGGAGAGGATGCGAAGTTGCAACAAAATACGATGTGGCTTCTGTTTGCGTAAAGCCATATATGGTTCCATTAGCTGTAAATCTATTAAAGGATACTGATGTATTGGTTGGTTGTGTTATCGGTTTTCCGTCTGGGAATTCAACAATCAAAGTAAAAGCTTTTGAAACGGAGGTAGCTTGTAAGGACGGTGCTGTAGAGATCGATATGGTAATTAATATAGGCAAAGCCATGCAGGGAGACTGGAACTATATCGAAAATGAAATTATGACTGTTACCAATACTTGCCACAAGTACGGTGCAATAGTAAAAGTAATTTTTGAAACTGATTATATCACTGGGGAAGCAGACATTGTCAGACTATGTAGAATATGTACAAAAGTGGGAGCTGATTACGTAAAAACTTCAACTGGTTTTGGGTTTGTTAAAGGCGATGATGGAAAATATTTTTATACGGGTGCAACAATTCAGAATCTTGAATTAATGAAAAAAAGTGTTGGATCATTAGTGAAATTAAAAGCAGCCGGTGGTGTTCGAACGCTTGATGGATTACTGGCAGTTCAGAAGACAGGATGCACCCGCTGCGGGGCGACAGCAACGGAAGTAATCATGGAAGAAGCTATTGAAAGATTTTAA
- a CDS encoding LacI family DNA-binding transcriptional regulator: MKHVTIKDVAKALNCSISTVSRAFNNKYDIHPETREKILKMALEMGYSPNPIARKLTQQRTYNIGIVVPEFINPFFPEVIIGIQDIFLKKGYQTLIMQSNEDSNTELENIKTLENNFVDGIILSLSQKSQNIEYLHTLIKKNYPIVLFNRINDSLPVSKVVFDDYKWAFFATEHLIQQGLKKIIHLTGPMQHNFAKNRAKGFEDAHRKYGIKISHEQFIETGLLIEDGEQVIEHLIKIKNLPDGIFAVNDPTALGAMRALKRNGIKIPEDIAITGFSETPMAALVDPPLTSVLQPTTHMGEVAAELLYEQITSDSLAIPNTVVLSGKLNIRESSIKLR, from the coding sequence ATGAAACATGTTACCATAAAAGACGTTGCCAAAGCATTGAATTGTTCCATTTCAACTGTATCAAGGGCATTTAATAACAAATACGATATTCATCCGGAAACACGTGAAAAAATACTAAAAATGGCGCTTGAAATGGGGTATTCACCGAATCCCATTGCTCGCAAATTGACTCAGCAAAGAACATATAACATAGGAATTGTTGTTCCAGAGTTTATAAACCCATTTTTTCCTGAGGTAATCATTGGTATTCAAGATATTTTTTTGAAGAAAGGGTATCAGACTTTAATTATGCAATCAAACGAGGATAGTAATACAGAACTGGAAAATATAAAAACGCTGGAAAACAATTTCGTTGATGGTATCATATTGTCTTTATCGCAAAAATCACAGAATATAGAGTATCTTCATACATTAATCAAAAAAAACTATCCTATCGTTCTATTTAACCGCATTAATGATTCGCTACCTGTTTCAAAAGTTGTTTTTGATGATTACAAATGGGCTTTTTTTGCAACCGAACATTTAATCCAACAAGGACTAAAAAAAATAATCCATCTTACGGGACCTATGCAACATAATTTTGCAAAAAACAGGGCAAAAGGTTTTGAAGATGCCCACCGTAAATATGGAATTAAAATTTCGCATGAGCAATTTATTGAAACGGGACTTTTAATTGAAGACGGAGAACAAGTTATCGAACATTTGATAAAAATAAAAAATCTTCCCGATGGAATTTTTGCGGTAAACGATCCAACAGCATTAGGAGCAATGAGAGCCTTGAAGAGGAATGGGATAAAAATACCAGAGGATATAGCCATTACAGGTTTTTCTGAAACCCCCATGGCCGCCCTGGTTGATCCGCCACTAACGAGCGTTTTGCAACCGACAACTCATATGGGAGAAGTTGCAGCAGAATTACTCTATGAACAAATCACATCAGATTCTCTCGCTATTCCTAACACAGTCGTTTTGAGTGGAAAGCTAAATATTCGCGAATCATCTATTAAATTGAGATAA
- a CDS encoding transposase family protein — MKLYLNSLLGLPDIRFSTPIISDEQIHIPGNSRKKHVKCSCCKKKSSSVHSFYTRKLRDLSIGEYSIIIHLTARKFYCKNKKCKRKIFAEQPGKEVKAYARMTQKTKQKLEKILIETSANKGALIS; from the coding sequence ATGAAGTTGTACCTTAATTCTCTCCTGGGATTGCCTGACATCCGTTTTAGTACTCCAATTATTTCTGATGAACAAATCCACATTCCTGGAAATTCCCGAAAAAAACATGTTAAATGCTCTTGTTGCAAAAAGAAAAGCAGTAGTGTGCATAGTTTCTATACAAGAAAATTAAGAGATCTTTCTATTGGGGAATACTCCATTATAATTCACCTGACGGCCCGAAAGTTTTATTGTAAAAACAAGAAGTGTAAAAGAAAGATATTCGCTGAGCAACCAGGGAAAGAAGTTAAGGCATATGCACGTATGACCCAAAAAACAAAGCAGAAGCTTGAGAAAATTCTAATAGAAACATCTGCCAATAAAGGAGCTTTAATATCATGA
- a CDS encoding serine hydrolase domain-containing protein — translation MKRILIFLAVFTVGFINLEAQTKSIKKTPVLEETLPENVGISSERLSRIDKMCQQAVEQGEVPGMVTLVTRKGKIVQWKAFGMADNTKGRKLKRDDIFRIASQSKAITSTAVMMLWEEGKFRLDDPISKYIPEFKNPQILKSFHYSDTTWTTQSAKSEITIRQLLSHTSGIGYGMIDKDERMKMIYQRAGVIDLFTTQNITIKESVKKLAKLPLHHEPGEDYTYSEGLDVLGYFIEVVSRMPFDEFLKTHIFDPMGMNDTHFYLPSEKEERLVAVQHKVEGKWKKFPVTFYDTDYPAKGAQTFFSGGAGLSSTAKDYATFLQMYLNGGEYNGVRILSRKTVDVILSNQIGNIWGDNPGSVFGLAFSVETKLSENRGGKGSEGTFGWGGYFNTQYFADPKENIIGIIMKQTQNTNEDETEWKFRQLVFQCLDD, via the coding sequence ATGAAACGAATACTTATCTTTTTAGCTGTTTTTACAGTAGGTTTTATAAACCTTGAAGCTCAGACAAAATCAATAAAAAAGACTCCTGTTTTGGAAGAAACTCTGCCAGAAAATGTTGGAATTTCTTCTGAACGTTTATCCCGCATAGATAAAATGTGTCAACAAGCTGTTGAGCAAGGCGAAGTTCCCGGGATGGTTACACTGGTAACCCGCAAGGGGAAAATTGTCCAATGGAAAGCTTTTGGAATGGCTGACAATACGAAAGGAAGAAAATTGAAAAGGGATGATATTTTCAGAATCGCATCTCAGTCAAAGGCAATAACCTCAACCGCAGTGATGATGCTTTGGGAAGAAGGAAAGTTCCGGTTGGATGACCCTATTTCCAAATATATTCCTGAGTTTAAAAATCCACAGATTCTGAAATCATTTCATTATAGTGATACTACCTGGACAACCCAATCAGCCAAATCTGAAATTACTATCCGGCAATTACTATCCCACACATCCGGAATTGGTTATGGGATGATTGATAAGGATGAGCGGATGAAAATGATTTATCAAAGAGCGGGTGTTATTGATTTATTCACCACACAGAATATCACTATAAAAGAGAGTGTGAAAAAATTGGCAAAGCTGCCGCTTCATCATGAACCTGGAGAGGATTACACATACAGCGAAGGACTGGATGTACTCGGTTATTTTATTGAAGTTGTTTCAAGGATGCCTTTCGATGAATTCCTGAAGACCCACATTTTTGATCCAATGGGAATGAATGATACCCATTTTTACCTGCCTTCTGAAAAAGAGGAGCGGTTGGTAGCAGTCCAACATAAAGTTGAAGGGAAATGGAAAAAATTCCCGGTAACCTTTTATGATACTGATTACCCCGCAAAAGGCGCACAAACATTTTTCTCAGGCGGTGCGGGCTTATCGAGTACTGCCAAAGATTATGCTACTTTCCTTCAAATGTATCTGAATGGCGGAGAATACAATGGTGTAAGAATTTTAAGCCGAAAAACGGTAGATGTTATTCTTAGCAATCAAATTGGGAACATCTGGGGTGACAACCCTGGTTCGGTGTTTGGGCTGGCATTTTCAGTTGAAACAAAGCTAAGTGAAAACAGAGGCGGCAAAGGGAGTGAAGGAACTTTTGGCTGGGGAGGTTACTTTAATACGCAGTATTTTGCTGATCCCAAAGAGAATATAATTGGAATTATTATGAAACAAACTCAGAATACAAACGAGGATGAAACAGAGTGGAAGTTCCGTCAACTTGTATTCCAATGTTTGGATGATTAA